From Streptosporangiales bacterium, a single genomic window includes:
- a CDS encoding zinc-ribbon domain-containing protein produces MATVFCTQCGHANPQESRYCANCGAALTHGGEAAGDSGGPSTTTF; encoded by the coding sequence ATGGCTACCGTGTTCTGCACCCAGTGTGGGCACGCGAACCCGCAGGAGTCGCGTTACTGCGCGAACTGCGGTGCAGCGTTGACGCACGGCGGTGAGGCCGCAGGCGACAGCGGAGGGCCGAGCACCACGACCTTC
- the gcvH gene encoding glycine cleavage system protein GcvH gives MYPDDLKYTADHEWVKPSGDGVVRTGITHYAQDALGDIVFVSLPEVGSEIESGQAVGEVESTKSVSDIYAPVTGTVTARNESLDGQPDLVNSDPYGEGWMVEIRVADPAAVEALMDAGSYTSTLES, from the coding sequence GTGTACCCGGACGATCTCAAGTACACGGCCGACCACGAGTGGGTGAAGCCGTCGGGCGACGGTGTGGTGCGCACCGGCATCACCCACTACGCGCAGGACGCCCTCGGCGACATCGTCTTCGTCTCGCTGCCCGAGGTCGGCAGCGAGATCGAGTCGGGCCAGGCGGTCGGCGAGGTCGAGTCGACCAAGAGCGTGTCCGACATCTACGCGCCGGTCACCGGCACGGTGACGGCGCGCAACGAGAGCCTCGACGGCCAGCCCGACCTCGTCAACTCCGACCCGTACGGCGAGGGCTGGATGGTAGAGATTCGAGTGGCTGACCCGGCGGCGGTCGAGGCACTGATGGACGCCGGCAGCTACACGAGCACCCTGGAGTCGTGA
- a CDS encoding DUF881 domain-containing protein, translating to MSRDESDAKATEPDVTDPDPRDEAESETDADDVGEPAAADEVDEPDDSADTADGVDEPDDAEDVADAEEVDDAPAGADSDDDTDGGDTENDTDGDDDDADEVPEGDADDLPGDDTEATDHDDAGPEDEGEPIAAGATAGAGGARAQRRGAHARRVTPRERLRELVAPQANRTQAIIALACLVVGFGLSVQVRSSSQEASFTSLRQSELVSLLDRLNQRQEDLREELLRLQQEKAALGSEDSEAARKAAQDRQHTLAILAGTEPASGPGIDLFVRDPKGGVNAAELLNAVQELRDSGAEVLQIGDVRIAVDSYFLDAKGGVVIDGKKVKAPYRIRAIGDPHTMATAMDIPGGVLETLHRAGAEATVSESQSLTVSAVRDP from the coding sequence ATGAGTCGGGACGAGTCCGACGCGAAGGCGACGGAGCCGGACGTGACCGATCCGGATCCGCGCGACGAGGCGGAGAGCGAGACCGACGCCGACGACGTCGGTGAGCCGGCCGCCGCCGACGAGGTCGACGAGCCGGACGACTCCGCCGACACCGCGGACGGGGTCGACGAGCCGGACGACGCCGAGGACGTGGCCGACGCCGAGGAGGTGGACGACGCACCGGCGGGCGCCGACAGCGACGACGACACCGACGGCGGGGACACCGAGAACGACACCGACGGTGACGACGATGACGCCGACGAGGTCCCCGAGGGCGACGCCGACGACCTGCCCGGCGACGACACCGAGGCCACCGACCACGACGATGCAGGCCCGGAGGACGAGGGGGAGCCCATCGCCGCCGGCGCGACGGCCGGTGCGGGCGGCGCGCGGGCACAGCGCCGCGGGGCCCACGCCCGCCGGGTGACCCCGCGGGAACGGCTGCGCGAGCTGGTCGCGCCCCAGGCGAACCGCACCCAGGCGATCATCGCGCTGGCCTGCCTCGTCGTGGGCTTCGGTCTGTCGGTCCAGGTGCGGTCGTCGTCGCAGGAGGCATCGTTCACGAGCCTGCGCCAGTCCGAGCTCGTCAGCCTGCTCGACCGCCTCAACCAGCGTCAGGAGGACCTCCGCGAGGAGCTCCTGCGGCTGCAGCAGGAGAAGGCCGCGCTCGGCAGCGAGGACAGCGAGGCGGCGCGCAAGGCCGCCCAGGACCGTCAGCACACGCTGGCGATCCTCGCCGGCACGGAGCCGGCGTCCGGTCCCGGCATCGACCTGTTCGTCAGGGATCCCAAGGGCGGTGTCAACGCCGCCGAGCTGCTCAACGCCGTGCAGGAGCTGCGCGACTCCGGCGCCGAGGTGCTCCAGATCGGCGACGTCCGCATCGCGGTCGACAGCTACTTCCTCGACGCCAAGGGGGGAGTCGTCATCGATGGGAAGAAGGTGAAGGCGCCCTACCGGATCCGCGCGATCGGCGATCCGCACACGATGGCCACCGCGATGGACATCCCCGGTGGCGTGCTCGAAACCCTTCACCGCGCGGGCGCCGAGGCCACCGTCAGCGAGAGCCAGTCCCTCACGGTCTCGGCCGTCCGCGACCCCTGA
- a CDS encoding DUF1290 domain-containing protein, whose product MIAVIALAAGVILGLVLQPTVPGWMQPYLPIAIVAALDAVFGGFRALLDGLFDDKVFVVSFVSNVIVAALIVFLGDQLGVGAQLSTGVIVVLGIRIFTNVAAIRRGLLKA is encoded by the coding sequence ATGATCGCCGTCATCGCGCTCGCCGCCGGAGTGATCCTCGGGCTCGTGCTGCAGCCCACCGTCCCCGGCTGGATGCAGCCGTACCTGCCGATCGCGATCGTCGCGGCGCTCGACGCCGTCTTCGGCGGGTTCCGCGCGCTGCTCGACGGCCTGTTCGACGACAAGGTCTTCGTGGTGTCGTTCGTCTCGAACGTCATCGTGGCCGCGCTGATCGTCTTCCTCGGCGACCAGCTCGGGGTGGGTGCCCAGCTGTCGACCGGCGTGATCGTCGTCCTCGGGATCAGGATCTTCACCAACGTCGCCGCGATCAGGCGTGGGTTGCTCAAGGCATGA
- a CDS encoding DUF881 domain-containing protein, with amino-acid sequence MIRPRGRSMPAERRTTVPVDDEEKPVPRRADASMSMLNDLFDHRQEDDYRAAARAGGSPHAAVPRLPMRIARRTAFFALLVVCAVFATSAVRALVTDDSRAAADHDALVKEAQNRSASVGNLERQLVDARQEYGAAQRRALAVDSEGADQVRELKRLQDTTGFNAVRGSGVVVTVDDADSDELGGTDSGGKIMDRDLQVLVNGLWAAGATAIAINGQRITALTAIREAGDAVLVDYRPLARPYVVSALGDRHTLQASFADGAAGRYFKTLQTSFDVRFDMQDRDRLDLPAASTVQLRYARRQSAP; translated from the coding sequence ATGATCCGGCCGCGGGGGAGATCGATGCCAGCCGAGCGCCGTACGACCGTCCCGGTCGACGACGAGGAGAAGCCCGTGCCGCGGCGCGCCGACGCGTCGATGTCGATGCTCAACGACCTCTTCGACCACCGCCAGGAGGACGACTACCGCGCCGCCGCTCGTGCCGGCGGCTCGCCCCATGCCGCGGTGCCCAGGCTCCCGATGCGGATCGCCAGGCGAACCGCGTTCTTCGCCCTGCTGGTCGTGTGCGCCGTCTTCGCCACGTCGGCCGTCCGCGCGCTGGTGACCGACGACTCACGCGCGGCTGCCGACCACGACGCGCTGGTGAAGGAGGCGCAGAACCGTTCCGCGAGCGTGGGCAATCTCGAGCGGCAGCTCGTCGACGCCCGCCAGGAGTACGGCGCCGCGCAGCGCCGCGCCCTCGCCGTCGACAGCGAGGGCGCCGACCAGGTGCGCGAGCTCAAGCGTCTCCAAGACACCACGGGCTTCAACGCCGTGCGCGGCTCCGGCGTCGTGGTCACCGTCGACGACGCCGATAGCGACGAGCTCGGCGGCACCGACTCCGGCGGCAAGATCATGGACCGCGACCTCCAGGTCCTGGTCAACGGGCTGTGGGCGGCCGGGGCGACGGCCATCGCGATCAACGGCCAGCGCATCACGGCGCTCACCGCCATCCGCGAGGCCGGTGACGCGGTGCTCGTCGACTATCGTCCCCTGGCACGGCCGTATGTCGTCTCGGCGCTCGGGGACCGACACACCCTTCAGGCGTCGTTCGCCGACGGCGCCGCGGGACGATACTTCAAGACACTCCAGACCAGCTTCGACGTGAGGTTCGACATGCAAGATCGCGACCGGCTCGACCTGCCGGCGGCGTCGACCGTGCAACTGCGGTACGCGCGACGGCAGAGTGCGCCATGA
- a CDS encoding NTP transferase domain-containing protein, translating into MKAVVMAGGEGTRLRPLTANTPKPLLPIVNRPIMEHVLRLLRKHGFSETVVTVQFLASLIRNYFGDGEDFGMSLQYATEESPLGTAGSVKNAAEALSDDTFVVVSGDALTDIDLEKLVAFHQENGALATVCLVRVPNPLEFGITIVDDDGRIQRFLEKPSWGQVFSDTVNTGIYVLEPEILDLVPAGEVVDWSSDVFPMLLEKNAPLFGYVADGYWEDVGTHDSYLKAHADVLSGSTNIEIDGFEVAPGIWVGEDAEVDPDATLRGPLYIGDYAKVEAGVELRDGTVLGSNVVVKDGAFLHRAIVQDNAFIGGQTNLRGCVIGKNTDIMRSARVEEGSIIGDECVIEEEAYISSGVKVFPFKTIEAGAVVNTSVVWESRGHRNLFSTRGVSGLINVEITPELVVRLASAYASTLRKGDSVTVSRDHSRAARTLKRAAISALNAGGIAVRDIELAPVPVARFEASRTDSAGGIVIRTSPGEAQSVDIIFLDEHGADLSSAAQRKLERLFSRQEFRRAFPGEIADLVYPPRVVELYTRELLARVDTSGVRDAGMKVVVDCAGGAASIVLPPLLGHLGVDVLTVNSGLDEASPTETLADRKRDLERLAALVSSSRAAFGVHFDPVGERLSLVDERGSLVPDDRALLVFLHLVAGELGTGRVALPITATRAAERLANDRGVGVLWTATSASSLTAAIDGDVVLGADGRGGFVVPEIGGSIDGVAAFVWLLGLVARANLTVSEIEARIPVTHVLRRAVPTPWASKGQVMRTVLEAAGDQEVDTTDGLRVIPRDDRWVLVLPDPAEPVTHIIAEAPDDDAVQDLLDEWADVVERAAPVDTA; encoded by the coding sequence ATGAAAGCTGTCGTCATGGCCGGGGGAGAGGGCACCCGGCTACGCCCACTCACCGCGAACACGCCCAAGCCGCTGCTGCCGATCGTCAACCGGCCGATCATGGAGCACGTCCTGCGGCTGCTGCGCAAGCACGGCTTCAGCGAGACCGTGGTCACGGTCCAGTTCCTCGCGTCACTGATCCGCAACTACTTCGGCGACGGCGAGGACTTCGGCATGTCGCTGCAGTACGCGACCGAGGAGTCACCGCTGGGCACCGCGGGCAGCGTCAAGAACGCCGCCGAGGCGCTCTCCGACGACACCTTCGTCGTCGTGTCCGGTGACGCTCTCACCGACATCGACCTGGAGAAGCTCGTCGCGTTCCACCAGGAGAACGGCGCCCTCGCGACCGTCTGCCTGGTCCGCGTGCCCAACCCGCTGGAGTTCGGCATCACCATCGTCGACGACGACGGCCGGATCCAGCGGTTCCTCGAGAAGCCCAGCTGGGGCCAGGTGTTCTCCGACACCGTCAACACCGGCATCTACGTCCTGGAGCCGGAGATCCTCGACCTCGTCCCCGCGGGCGAGGTCGTCGACTGGTCGTCCGACGTGTTCCCCATGCTGCTCGAGAAGAACGCCCCGCTGTTCGGCTACGTGGCCGACGGCTACTGGGAGGACGTCGGCACGCACGACAGCTACCTCAAGGCCCACGCCGACGTGCTGTCCGGCAGCACCAACATCGAGATCGACGGCTTCGAGGTGGCGCCGGGCATCTGGGTCGGCGAGGACGCCGAGGTCGACCCCGACGCCACCCTGCGCGGCCCCCTCTACATCGGCGACTACGCGAAGGTCGAGGCCGGCGTCGAGCTGCGCGACGGCACCGTCCTCGGCAGCAACGTCGTCGTCAAGGACGGCGCGTTCCTCCACCGCGCGATCGTGCAGGACAACGCGTTCATCGGCGGCCAGACCAACCTGCGCGGCTGCGTGATCGGCAAGAACACCGACATCATGCGGAGCGCGCGGGTGGAGGAGGGCTCGATCATCGGTGACGAGTGCGTCATCGAGGAGGAGGCCTATATCTCCTCGGGGGTCAAGGTCTTCCCGTTCAAGACGATCGAGGCCGGCGCCGTCGTCAACACCAGCGTCGTCTGGGAGTCGCGCGGCCACCGCAACCTGTTCAGTACCCGCGGCGTGAGCGGGCTGATCAACGTCGAGATCACGCCCGAGCTCGTCGTCCGCCTGGCCAGCGCGTACGCGAGCACCCTGCGCAAGGGCGACAGCGTCACCGTGTCCCGTGACCACTCCCGTGCCGCGCGCACCCTGAAGCGGGCCGCCATCAGCGCGCTCAACGCGGGCGGCATCGCCGTTCGTGACATCGAGCTGGCGCCCGTCCCCGTCGCCAGGTTCGAGGCGTCACGCACCGACTCCGCCGGCGGCATCGTCATCCGCACCTCGCCCGGTGAGGCGCAGAGCGTCGACATCATCTTCCTCGACGAACACGGCGCCGACCTCTCGTCCGCCGCGCAACGCAAGCTCGAACGGCTCTTCTCCCGCCAGGAGTTCCGCCGCGCGTTCCCCGGCGAGATCGCCGACCTCGTCTACCCGCCCCGCGTCGTCGAGCTCTACACGCGGGAGCTGCTGGCGAGGGTCGACACGTCCGGCGTCCGCGACGCGGGCATGAAGGTCGTCGTCGACTGCGCAGGCGGCGCCGCGTCGATCGTGCTCCCCCCTCTGCTCGGTCACCTCGGCGTCGACGTCCTGACCGTCAACAGCGGACTCGACGAGGCGTCCCCGACCGAGACACTGGCCGACCGCAAGCGCGACCTCGAGCGGCTCGCGGCACTCGTGTCGTCGTCCCGCGCCGCCTTCGGCGTGCACTTCGACCCGGTCGGCGAGCGGCTCAGTCTCGTCGACGAGCGCGGCTCGCTCGTCCCCGACGACAGGGCTCTGCTCGTCTTCCTGCACCTCGTCGCCGGCGAGCTCGGCACCGGCCGCGTGGCCCTGCCGATCACGGCGACCCGCGCCGCCGAGCGGCTCGCGAACGACCGCGGCGTCGGCGTCCTCTGGACCGCGACGTCCGCGAGCTCGCTGACAGCCGCGATCGACGGCGACGTCGTCCTCGGCGCCGACGGGCGGGGCGGCTTCGTCGTGCCCGAGATCGGCGGGTCGATCGACGGGGTCGCCGCGTTCGTCTGGCTGCTCGGGCTCGTCGCGCGGGCCAACCTGACGGTCAGCGAGATCGAGGCGCGCATCCCCGTGACCCACGTCCTGCGCCGCGCAGTGCCGACGCCCTGGGCGAGCAAGGGCCAGGTCATGCGCACGGTTCTCGAGGCGGCGGGCGACCAGGAGGTCGACACCACCGACGGCCTGCGCGTCATCCCGCGAGACGACAGGTGGGTGCTCGTGCTGCCCGACCCGGCCGAACCGGTGACCCACATCATCGCCGAGGCGCCGGACGACGACGCGGTCCAGGACCTGCTCGACGAATGGGCCGATGTCGTGGAGCGCGCGGCTCCCGTCGACACGGCCTGA